A region of the Ranitomeya variabilis isolate aRanVar5 chromosome 5, aRanVar5.hap1, whole genome shotgun sequence genome:
CTACGTACAGCAGAGATGGGTGTGTGTCCGGTGGAGATGTGCTGAGGTGGGAGGGAGGTGGTCAGCTACGTACAGCAGAGATGGGTGTGTGTCCGGTGCAGATGTGCTGAGGTGGGAGGGAGTAGATCAGCTGCGCTCAGCAGAGATGGGTGTGTGTCCGGTGGAGATGTGCTGAGGTGGGAGGGAGGTGGTCAGCTACGTACAGCAGAGATGGGTGTGTGTCCGGTGCAGATGTGCTGAGGAGGGAGGTGGTCAGCTACGTACAGCAGAGATGGGTGTGTGTCCGGTGCAGATGTGCTGAGGAGGGAGGTGGTCAGCTACGTACAGCAGAGATGGGTGTGTGTCCGGTGCAGATTTGCTGAGGAGGGAGGTGATCAGCTACGTACAGCAGAGATGGGTGTGTGTCCGGTGGAGATGTGCTGAGGTGGGAGGGAGGTGGTCAGCTACGTACAGCAGAGATGGGTGTGTGTCCGGTGCAGATGTGCTGAGGTGGGAGGGAGTAGATCAGCTGCGCACAGCAGAGATGGGTGTGTGTCCGGTGCAGATGTGCCGAGGTGGGAGGGAGGTGAGCAGCTGCGCACAGCAGGGATGGGTGTGTGTCCGGTGCAGATGTGCTGAGGTGGGAGGGAGGTGAGCAGCTGCGCACAGCAGGGATGGGTGTGTGTCCGGTGCAGATGTGTTGAGGGAGGAGGTCAGCTACGTACAGCAGAGATGGGTGTGTGTCCGGTGCAGATGTGCTGAGGAGGGAGGTGGTCAGCTACGTACAGCAGAGATGGATGTGTGTCCGGTGCAGATGTGCTGAGGAGGGAGGTGGTCAGCTACGTACAGCAGAGATGGGTGTGTGTCCGGTGCAAATTTGCTGAGGAGGGAGGTGGTCAGCTACGTACAGCAGAGATGGGTGTGTGTCCGGTGCAGATGTGCTGAGGAGGGAGGTGGTCAGCTACGTACAGCAGAGATGGGTGTGTGTCCGGTGCAGATTTGCTGAGGAGGGAGGTGGTCAGCTACGTACAGTAGAGATGGGTGTGTGTCCGGTGCTGAGGTGGGAGGGAGTAGATCAGCTGCGCTCAGCAGAGATGGGTGTGTGTCCGGTGGAGATGTGCTGAGGTGGGAGGGAGGTGGTCAGCTACGTACAGCAGAGATGGGTGTGTGTCCGGTGCAGATGTGCCGAGGTGGGAGGGAGGTGATCAGCTGCACACAGCAGAGATGGGTGTGTGTCCGGTGCAGATGTGCTGAGGTGGGAGGGAGGTGAGCAGCTGCGCACAGCAGGGATGGGTGTGTGTTCGGTGCAGATGTGTTGAGGAGGGAGGAGGTCAGCTACGTACAGCAGAGATGGGTGTGTGTCCGGTGCAGATGTGCTGAGGTGGGAGGGAGGTGATCAGCTGCGCACAGCAGAGATGGGTGTGTGTCCGGTGGAGATGTGCTGAGGTGGGAGGGAGGTGGTCAGCTACGTACAGCAGAGATGGGTGTGTGTCCGGTGCAGATGTGCTGAGGTGGGAGGGAGGTGATCAGCTGCGCACAGCAGAGATGGGTGTGTGTCCGGTGGAGATGTGCTGAGGTGGGAGGGAGGTGATCAGCTGCGCACAGCAGAGGTGGGTGTGTGTCCGGTGCAGATGTGCTGAGGTGGGAGGGAGGTGAGCAGCTGCGCACAGCAGGGATGGGTGTGTGTCCGGTGCAGATGTGTTGAGGAGGGAGGAGGTCAGCTACGTACAGCAGAGATGGGTGTGTGTCCGGTGCAGATGTGCTGAGGTGGGAGGGAGGTGATCAGCTGCGCACAGCAGAGATGGGTGTGTGTCCGGTGCAGATGTGCTGAGGTGGGAGGGAGGTGATCAGCTATGTACAGCAGAGATGGGTGTGTGTCCGGTGCAGATGTGCTGAGGTGGGAGGGAGTAGATCAGCTGCGCACAGCAGAGATGGGTGTGTGTCCGGTGCAGATGTGCTGAGGTGGGAGGGAGGTGATCAGCTAAGTACAGCAGAGATGGGTGTGTGTCCGGTGCAGATGTGCTGAGGTGGGAGGGAGGTGATCAGCTGCGCACAGCAGAGATGGGTGTGTGTCCGGTGGAGATGTGCTGAGGTGGGAGGGAGGTGATCAGCTGCGCACAGCAGAGGTGGGTGTGTGTCCGGTGCAGATGTGCTGAGGTGGGAGGGAGGTGAGCAGCTGCGCACAGCAGGGATGGGTGTGTGTCCGGTGCAGATGTGTTGAGGAGGGAGGAGGTCAGCTACGTACAGCAGAGATGGGTGTGTGTCCGGTGCAGATGTGCTGAGGTGGGAGGGAGGTGATCAGCTGCGCACAGCAGAGATGGGTGTGTGTCCGGTGCAGATGTGCTGAGGTGGGAGGGAGGTGATCAGCTATGTACAGCAGAGATGGGTGTGTGTCCGGTGCAGATGTGCTGAGGTGGGAGGGAGTAGATCAGCTGCGCACAGCAGAGATGGGTGTGTGTCCGGTGCAGATGTGCTGAGGTGGGAGGGAGGTGATCAGCTATGTACAGCAGAGATGGGTGTGTGTCCGGTGCAGATGTGCTGAGGTGGGAGGGAGGTGATCAGCTGCGCACAGCAGAGATGGGTGTGTGTCCGGTGCAGATGTGCTGAGGTGGGAGGGAGGTGATCAGCTGCGCCCACAGAGGTGGGTGTGTGTCCGGTGGAGATGTGCTGAGGTGGGAGGGAGGTGGTCAGCTACGCACAGCAGAGATGGGTGTGTGTCCAGTGCAGATGTGCTGAGGTGGGAGGGAGGTGGTCAGCTACGCACAGCAGAGATGGGTGTGTGTCCGGTGCAGATGGGCTGAGGTGGGAGGGAGGTGGTCAGCTACGCACAGCAGAGATGGGTGTGTGTCCGGTGCTGAGGTGGTTAGTACAGAAGTAAGAAGCTGTGACCCCTCTTGACCCTCGTCATGTTGAGAGGAGAGATGTATATACAGAGGGGGGTCACAAATGTAAAATACATCTACAGGCAAGTGTGGATTCATCCTCGGCAGCCACTAGAGGGCGCAGCGTCACCTCACTAGAACGTTTCCCCGGCTGCAGCTGCTGTCCCTAATTGTGGCCGCACGAAAACTCCTTCCACCCAGTATCTGCACTCCATGGAGCTGTGCCGGGGCTCGTTTTTAGCTGCCATTTTTGGGGTACATATTGCATTTTTACTAACTTTTTTATTGAATTTTCTGGGAGAAGCGCAGCAACCAAAAGAAAAATATATGGCAGttctggagattttttttattattatttctttgcaTAATTTTCTAAATGGGttgtttaattttatatttttatagatcggATTTTTACAGCGTTACCGCtcttgctttttttattgatttttagggtaagttcacacaggacttttttgctgcgtatttttgctgcgtttttttatgctaattttcagatgctttttacagtaccagcaaagcctatgagatttcagaaatctcatgcacacacattggttttttgtttgatcagtattttgtggtttgctgcgtttttttgatatagagcatgtcacttctttcagcgtttttgctgcattttttcacccattgacttgaatgggtgttgaaaaaaatgcagcaaaaacgcaggtatcattatttgctgcgtttttgctgctgaaaatccaaggacattagcctggaaaaagagaaaaaaaaaaccgcacctataagcagctgaaaattagcataaaaatacgcagcaaaaaagtcctgtgtgaacttacccataaGGTGTAAAAAGGATGATTGaaacttttttttctaacttttttagaaacttttttttgttcattttttacttcttttttttttcttttatagtccTGCTCTTTTGCCGCATGCTGAAATAATATCGATCACCTTAGAAACCTGGGGTtatagaaatagtggtgactggcgcCTTTAGTAAACGCTCGGCTGCCATGGCACACTATCTGCAGTTTCATCGTGGGGGACAATGCGTGACGGAACGGTCAGGCATCACGATCACTCGATTTCAATGCCCGTGGTCAGACAGCAGCGATCAGAGATGGCTCCgatcgctgctgttagaggcaggtgtCGGCTGTGTAACTCAGCCAGCACCCGCCATAAAGAGAGGTGCGATGGGTCTGCTCGGCGGGGACCTTCACTGATGTCTTGGGTTCCTTACCTCTTATTCCGGGCGCTATAAAACCAGGGTGTCTATCCATATGAACACTTTGGGGGACGACACCCCACGTGTCACATACAATACGGATCTTgatgtctgcttttttttttttctttcagattatTCGCACCTTCAAAATTGAAACCCGTAAAGCATCCAAAGTGGTGGCACGCAGGAAGGTGAGTGCAGGGAGGACATAAAGGCCTAGAACCCTATATAAAGGGGTATGCTGGGTACTGATCTTATGGGGTCCTGAGAATGAGGAAGGGGCTGCACTCATGTAGCCGTTCACTGTTCCTCCGAGCCCCGGACTGTGCAGGCAAACCCTTTTATTctcctttcctttttctttttgtgTTCAGAATTGGAAGAAGTTTGGAAACTCCGAATTCGACCCACCAGGACCAAATGTTGCCACCACCACCGTCAGCGATGACGTCCTAATGACCTTCATCACCAATAAAGAGGTGAGAAGAGTGACCCTAATTCTCCCTCACCGGGGCAGATTGGGGAAACCAGGTTAGAACTCCTATCTTGGATGATGacgaccgccaccaccatgatgtccATGTTGACCACTGCAGGATGTGGCATGTTGAGGAGAGTGAGGTTCTTCCCTTCCTAGTTATGAAGACATCACCAGTATCTTGGAATAAGTTCTGGGACGTGCAGTCTGAGCTTTGTTCAGAGGTTGACCCTTTATAATGTCACATTCTGCCCATTTTCCAAGCTTTGAATGGTCCAGGCCCTGTACTCGTGTGGCCCGGGGTCCTGTACCCTTGTGCACAAATGTGAGGTTTAGGCTGACGCTGCGCTATGTCTTTTGCCTTTCCAGGATCTCAACAATCAGGAGGAGGAAGACCCAATGAACAAGCTGAAGGGGCAGAAAATCGTCTCTTGTAGAATTTGCAAAGGAGACCATTGGACCACAAGATGTCCCTATAAAGACACGCTGGGTCCCATGCAGAAGGAACTGGCCGAGCAGCTGGGTCTGTCCACCGCAGACAAGGAGAAAGTGCCGGGGGCTGGTACGTACTGTGCGCAGGTCATGACCCCAGATGAGGAGGACCCTAAAGAGGAAATGTCGGATTACACGGTGCCCACTGCCATCTGCTGTCATTGCCCCATGGACGGGGGATTGTCTTCTGGGGCACATCACTAGGAATTCTACGCTTTACTCTGTTCTTGCCTTTTTCCACAGAACCAGAACCAGCACAGGCTCCAGTGAGCAAGACAGGAAAGTACGTTCCACCCAGTCTGAGAGATGGAGCAACCCGGAGAGGAGAGTCCATGCAGCCCAACCGCAGAGGTACAGATATTATCGGCGGGATATGGCCGTCGTATTTGTCCTCCTGGCATCGGAATTACTCACGATCCTGACGAGCACCCTGCCTACACTAACTCACAACGCTGGCTACCTTAACCATCCCCTTGCAACActgcctccccgggcccgcgtgagcctgcctccccgggcccgcgtgagcctgcctccccgggcccgcgtgagcctgcctccccgggcccgcgtgagcctgcctccccgggcccgcgtgagcctgcctccccgggcccgcgtgagcctgcctccccgggcccgcgtgagcctgcctccccgggcccgcgtgagcctgcctccccgggcccgcgtgagcctgcctccccgggcccgcgtgagcctgcctccccgggcccgcgtgagcctgcctccccgggcccgcgtgagcctgcctccccgggcccgcgtgagcctgcctccccgggcccgcgtgagcctgcctccccgggcccgcgtgagcctgcctccccgggcccgcgtgagcctgcctccccgggcccgcgtgagcctgcctccccgggcccgcgtgagcctgcctccccgggcccgcgtgagcctgcctccccgggcccgcgtgagcctgcctccccgggcccgcgtgagcctgcctccccgggcccgcgtgagcctgcctccccgggcccgcgtgagcctgcctccccgggcccgcgtgagcctgcctccccgggcccgcgtgagcctgcctccccgggcccgcgtgagcctgcctccccgggcccgcgtgagcctgcctccccgggcccgcgtgagcctgcctccccgggcccgcgtgagcctgcctccccgggcccgcgtgagcctgcctccccgggcccgcgtgagcctgcctccccgggcccgcgtgagcctgcctccccgggcccgcgtgagcctgcctccccgggcccgcgtgagcctgcctccccgggcccgcgtgagcctgcctccccgggcccgcgtgagcctgcctccccgggcccgcgtgagcctgcctccccgggcccgcgtgagcctgcctccccgggcccgcgtgagcctgcctccccgggcccgcgtgagcctgcctccccgggcccgcgtgagcctgcctccccgggcccgcgtgagcctgcctccccgggcccgcgtgagcctgcctccccgggcccgcgtgagcctgcctccccgggcccgcgtgagcctgcctccccgggcccgcgtgagcctgcctccccgggcccgcgtgagcctgcctccccgggcccgcgtgagcctgcctccccgggcccgcgtgagcctgcctccccgggcccgcgtgagcctgcctccccgggcccgcgtgagcctgcctccccgggcccgcgtgagcctgcctccccgggcccgcgtgagcctgcctccccgggcccgcgtgagcctgcctccccgggcccgcgtgagcctgcctccccgggcccgcgtgagcctgcctccccgggcccgcgtgagcctgcctccccgggcccgcgtgagcctgcctccccgggcccgcgtgagcctgcctccccgggcccgcgtgagcctgcctccccgggcccgcgtgagcctgcctccccgggcccgcgtgagcctgcctccccgggcccgcgtgagcctgcctccccgggcccgcgtgagcctgcctccccgggcccgcgtgagcctgcctccccgggcccgcgtgagcctgcctccccgggcccgcgtgagcctgcctccccgggcccgcgtgagcctgcctccccgggcccgcgtgagcctgcctccccgggcccgcgtgagcctgcctccccgggcccgcgtgagcctgcctccccgggcccgcgtgagcctgcctccccgggcccgcgtgagcctgcctccccgggcccgcgtgagcctgcctccccgggcccgcgtgagcctgcctccccgggcccgcgtgagcctgcctccccgggcccgcgtgagcctgcctccccgggcccgcgtgagcctgcctccccgggcccgcgtgagcctgcctccccgggcccgcgtgagcctgcctccccgggcccgcgtgagcctgcctccccgggcccgcgtgagcctgcctccccgggcccgcgtgagcctgcctccccgggcccgcgtgagcctgcctccccgggcccgcgtgagcctgcctccccgggcccgcgtgagcctgcctccccgggcccgcgtgagcctgcctccccgggcccgcgtgagcctgcctccccgggcccgcgtgagcctgcctccccgggcccgcgtgagcctgcctccccgggcccgcgtgagcctgcctccccgggcccgcgtgagcctgcctccccgggcccgcgtgagcctgcctccccgggcccgcgtgagcctgcctccccgggcccgcgtgagcctgcctccccgggcccgcgtgagcctgcctccccgggcccgcgtgagcctgcctccccgggcccgcgtgagcctgcctccccgggcccgcgtgagcctgcctccccgggcccgcgtgagcctgcctccccgggcccgcgGCCATATTTCCTTTCTTCATACATTGCTCTGTGTACAAGACCTTGAAGACATGAGGGTGGCCATGGAGAACTGTGTTATTAGGACCTTAAGTCTTAGAAAATGGGAGGATAGTACAGTTACTACTCCCCCTTAGACAAGTGTTGGCAGACTGGGCCTGGCATTCATGTAATGAAGATATGGGGGCCCAGTATAAATAAGGGTCCGGACCTGCTCTCTATGGGGTTGAGGTGACTTCCCTGGATGTCCATGTTCTTTTTTGTAGCAGATGACAACGCTACTATCCGTGTGACCAACTTATCTGAAGACACCCGGGAGACCGACCTCCAGGAGCTCTTCAGGCCTTTTGGATCCATCTCTCGCATCTATCTGGCTAAGGACAAAACCACCGGACAGTCAAAGGTAAACCATCCTATATCCAATTGATACATCTAAAGGTTAACAATCTTCCTGATCGCTGGGACCCCCACCGATCCGAAAGAATTGGAGGGGACGCTTGGGTCGTGTATTGGATGGGGGAGATGATGCTAGCTGTACAAAACCGATACTGTGTTATTCATAGTGCAGGACCCGAGGAGGTGAATCCGTGTCATACAGCGCCCCCCTCAGGCCTGTAGTAGGAACAGCAGTGACGGTTTCAGATATTGCACCTCATTACTTTTTTTTCCTACATAACTggtgtctcccattcttccccttcAGGGTTTTGCCTTCATCAGTTTCCACCGCAGAGAGGACGCAGCCCGCGCCATCGCTGGCGTTTCTGGCTTTGGTTACGACCATCTAATTCTCAACGTGGAATGGGCCAAGTAAGTCTGACCACAAGGTTTCCTTTTCTGCCATTTTCTTAGGTTTATCAGATTTTTTGCTCCATTAAAGAAGTCACAGATATTCTCGCATACCGGTTTTGCACAACATTTTGagactttttttgttgttgctaatcCGATATATCAAACGCGGTGCGACAGATTCGGTCCATAATACGGCCACAAGCAAAACAAAACGGACCTCGGATATTCCCCTCATGGTAAAGTGTTCTCGGCCGGAATTAGCCTTCAATGAGACTCGGTTATTATCTTAGTAAGGGATGAAAAAATG
Encoded here:
- the EIF3G gene encoding eukaryotic translation initiation factor 3 subunit G isoform X1, with the protein product MPTGDYDSKPSWADQVEEEGEDVEPLSPVVEKVPEQDYVLDTPREVVNGNIKTITEYKLDGDDKKIKIIRTFKIETRKASKVVARRKNWKKFGNSEFDPPGPNVATTTVSDDVLMTFITNKEDLNNQEEEDPMNKLKGQKIVSCRICKGDHWTTRCPYKDTLGPMQKELAEQLGLSTADKEKVPGAEPEPAQAPVSKTGKYVPPSLRDGATRRGESMQPNRRADDNATIRVTNLSEDTRETDLQELFRPFGSISRIYLAKDKTTGQSKGFAFISFHRREDAARAIAGVSGFGYDHLILNVEWAKPSTN
- the EIF3G gene encoding eukaryotic translation initiation factor 3 subunit G isoform X2 → MPTGDYDSKPSWADQVEEEGEDVEPLSPVVEKVPEQDYVLDTPREVVNGNIKTITEYKLDGDDKKIKIIRTFKIETRKASKVVARRKNWKKFGNSEFDPPGPNVATTTVSDDVLMTFITNKEDLNNQEEEDPMNKLKGQKIVSCRICKGDHWTTRCPYKDTLGPMQKELAEQLGLSTADKEKVPGAEPEPAQAPVSKTGKYVPPSLRDGATRRGESMQPNRRDDNATIRVTNLSEDTRETDLQELFRPFGSISRIYLAKDKTTGQSKGFAFISFHRREDAARAIAGVSGFGYDHLILNVEWAKPSTN